TTTCTGAAGAGTGGGAGTCCGTCGCCTTCCTGGGCTAATCCCAATCGCGTCCATTGCGGGTGTTGCGTGGGTAGAACATGCCTTTCCGGATGAGGCATCAGCCCCAAAACCCGGCCAGTCGCATCGCATAAACCGGCCACCGCTCCCATCGAGCCATTGGGATTGGCGGGATACTGGGCTTCGGGTTGGTTTGGATGACTATAGGTGAGCACAACCTGTCCCGCTTGTTTGAGTCCGTCCAATATCCATTGTTTACGGGTAATGAATTTCCCTTCGCCGTGAGCGACGGGGATGTGCATCGATTCCAGGCCCTTCAAAAACACGCATTTATTAGGATTTACCCTGAGGTGAATCCAGCGATCTTCAAATTTTCCCGAGTCGTTGTGTCCGAGGGTGGCGAGAGGGCCATCTTCATCGGGTGGTAAAATCAGTCCAGCCTTCAATATGGCCTGAAAGCCATTGCAGATGCCCAGAATCAGCTTTTCGGCGTCGCGGAACTTGCGAAGAGCGTCTCCGAGGAAGTTGGCGAGTTGCGTCGCGAGAATTTTCCCGGCGGCCACATCATCTCCATAGGTGAATCCGCCGGGAACGCAGAGGATTTGAAACCTTTGTAATTGGGCCGGATCTTCGCGTAAGCGGTTAATGTGCATGCGTTCTACGAATGCACCGGCCATCTCGAAAGCAAAATGGGCTTCCTGATCGCAATTGGAGCCTGGACCACGAAGAACGAGCACTTTTGGGGTGGCCATTATTGGTATTATCCCTGTCTTTTTGCTTGACATCATCTGAAATTACCACGATGATTTCAATGTATTGGGAAGCTCTAGGCAGTAGTAGGTGGGCTTTTCTGATGGTATTTGGTGGTTTTCCGAAGCTGTTTGGTGGTTTTCCGTAGAAAGTTTTCGATTATTCGAAAACGTTTTTGGCCATGGAGTCGAGCTTAGCGAGCGGACTTTAAGTGCTGAAATCGGAACGGCTTGTGTAGGACGGGCCGGGATGCAAAATTCAACCGCTGGAAAGCGGCCGGGGACTATTTCCCTTTTTTTTGACCCAGGCCGTTGACACTTTTGACCAGCGACCATAAAGTATTGTTACCGAAGTAAAGAACACTCGGTGACATCGAAAGACGCGAGTTTAACGATGACAGCCGATTAGTCTTTATGGTAAGCCTCTGAAGAGATTTAGGGGTGTCGGTAACAGGATCTGTTTTCGGACAGATTGCATTGATCTTTGACAAATTGGTTGTGTAGAGAGCCTAAATCGAGAGTGGGCAAAACTAATGTCATAAGACATTAAGGCTGCTCATTCTCTCATGCGAAAGCATGGAATACTTTGAGTAGTCCTTTAGGTCAGATGATTAAACACTCAGTTGTTATTTAAATGGCGAAAGCCATGCGAAAACAATATTTTTTGAAGGGTTTGATCCTGGCTCAGAACGAACGTTGGCGGCATGGATTAGGCATGCAAGTCGAATGAATCCGTAGCAATACGGGGAAATGGCGAA
The genomic region above belongs to Telmatocola sphagniphila and contains:
- a CDS encoding phosphoribosylformylglycinamidine synthase subunit PurQ encodes the protein MATPKVLVLRGPGSNCDQEAHFAFEMAGAFVERMHINRLREDPAQLQRFQILCVPGGFTYGDDVAAGKILATQLANFLGDALRKFRDAEKLILGICNGFQAILKAGLILPPDEDGPLATLGHNDSGKFEDRWIHLRVNPNKCVFLKGLESMHIPVAHGEGKFITRKQWILDGLKQAGQVVLTYSHPNQPEAQYPANPNGSMGAVAGLCDATGRVLGLMPHPERHVLPTQHPQWTRLGLAQEGDGLPLFRNAVEYFAT